GGCGATCGGCGCTTCCGGTGTAGGTGTCGGCTCAGTGTCTTGCGAAAGAGCGGTCTCCGTTGGGGCGATGAACGCAAGCGCGCTGCCAATGGTCAGGGCCAGCGAAACCACGGATGCGACAAGCCGCCGGATGTGCGTCGCGTAACGGCTCTCGGGATGATCAGAGGGTCTGGTCGTCATCGTCTCTTGCCTCACTTTGTATAGACGGGGCAAGTGCCGATGACGGACAAGGGGAATTCAGTATCGTTCGCGCAGTGCGCGTTGGATATCCCGGTCGGCGTCGCGTTTGGCCACGGCTTGTCGCTTGTCATACAGCTTCTTGCCCTTCGCCAGCGCAATTTCGACCTTCGCCCGTCCGCGCTTGAGATACGCCTTGGTGGCGATCGCGGTATAGCCTTTCCGCTCGACACCGCGCGCGAGTTCGAGGATCTCCTTCTTGTGCAACAGCAGCTTGCGGTCGCGGCGTTCGCCGTCCTGTGCGGCTGCACGCGCAAAGCCGGTGGCGAGATCGTAGGTTGGGATGTAGGCGTTGACCAGCCAGGCTTCGCCGTTGCGGATTTGCACGAAGGCGTCGCGCAAATCCATTTTGCCCGCCCGAACCGACTTGATCTCCCCTCCGGTCAAGACGATCCCCGCCTCGAAGCGTTCCTCGAGCGTGTAGTCGAAGGTCGCCCTGCGATTGGACGCGACAATTTTTATCGGGTTGTCGTTTGCTTTGCTCATCGTGATCCCGCTTTCGAAGGCGACGATCCGCCCATCACACACTGCGCGTAAACCGACGACTGCTCGACGCACATGTAATACGATTAGATACAACTACGAATGGCCGCAAGATTATTGCGTCAATGTCAACCGCGTGGAGCATGACGCGAAAGCGACGATGGGTTGCGTCAGCGCGGTCCTGATCCTGCCATCATCGTCGCGCGAGGCGTGACCGCGTAAATCGTGACTCCCGGATTCTGATAGGCGATGCGCAGGTCACCGGCCTCGACCATCGCCTCGAACTTGTCGAAGCCGGCCGGGTCGTTGTACAGCCGCTCCATCTCGCCCACGATCACGTAGCGCACATCGTAGCGGCGCAGCAGCAGACGCGCCCGCTCGATGTCGGTCGTGCTGTAGAACTCGCGCACGTCGGCGACGCGATCCTCGACAACCGGCGCGCCCAGGGCCGCGCGTTGCTGCCGCTGGTGCCATTCCCAGCCGACCACCGTCGGCAGGCCGGTGTAGATGGAGAAGCGCGCGCTCCAGCGATACTGATTCCCGCCGGCG
The window above is part of the Candidatus Roseilinea sp. genome. Proteins encoded here:
- the smpB gene encoding SsrA-binding protein — protein: MSKANDNPIKIVASNRRATFDYTLEERFEAGIVLTGGEIKSVRAGKMDLRDAFVQIRNGEAWLVNAYIPTYDLATGFARAAAQDGERRDRKLLLHKKEILELARGVERKGYTAIATKAYLKRGRAKVEIALAKGKKLYDKRQAVAKRDADRDIQRALRERY